The following are from one region of the Nicotiana tomentosiformis chromosome 7, ASM39032v3, whole genome shotgun sequence genome:
- the LOC104104724 gene encoding glucosamine 6-phosphate N-acetyltransferase, with translation MQSNNSTEGDTFHIRKLEISDKEKGFIELLKQLTVCDSVTDEKFKERFEEITKYGDEHIICVIEDVKSGKIVATGSVFIEKKFVRNCGKAGHIEDVVVDSSTRGMQLGKKIVEYLANHAYSMGCYKVILDCTEGNRAFYEKCGFKKKEIQMVKYFV, from the coding sequence atgCAGAGCAATAATTCTACTGAAGGAGACACATTCCATATCCGCAAATTGGAGATCTCAGACAAAGAAAAAGGTTTCATTGAATTATTAAAACAATTGACTGTTTGTGATTCTGTAACAGAcgaaaaattcaaggaaagattCGAAGAGATTACAAAATATGGAGATGAACATATTATTTGTGTGATTGAAGATGTTAAATCAGGAAAAATTGTTGCAACAGGAAGTGTATTTATTGAGAAAAAATTCGTAagaaattgtggaaaagctgGTCATATTGAGGATGTTGTTGTTGATTCAAGTACACGTGGCATGCAATTAGGTAAAAAAATTGTTGAGTATCTTGCTAATCATGCTTATTCTATGGGGTGTTATAAGGTAATACTTGATTGTACGGAAGGGAATAGAGCTTTTTATGAGAAATGTGGTTTCAAGAAAAAAGAGATTCAAATGGTTAAGTATTTTGTTTGA
- the LOC104104725 gene encoding putative pentatricopeptide repeat-containing protein At3g08820 yields MNPTSSAAPKALLELKTALFHGFKSFNQLKHIHARLIRTGFEQNNYLLNLLLKYILNNFNNPNYAKLVFNQTQEPNIFLYNTMIRGLVSNDCFHQSVEFFKLMRKDGFLPNNFTFPFLLKSCARLVDFELGVKAHTLVVKGGFDCDVFVKTGLVCVYARCGFLDDAHNVFDDIPEKNVVSWTAIMTGYIDFGKFREAIELFRRSLEMGLSPDSFTLVRVLSACSCVGDVSSGEWIHRYAAEMGMGRNVFVNTALVDMYAKCGNLARAREVFDEMVEKDVVSWSAMIQGYAANGLPKEALELFHKMQGENLRPDCYSMVGVLSASAKLGALEVGESATRLMEMDEFFSNAVLGTALIDMYAKCGRMFSAWEIFKQVKVKDRVIWNAVISGLAMHGHVKSAFCCFGQVEKHGIKPDGNTFMGLLCACTHAGLVDDGRKYFRSMTHLYSLERNIEHYGCMVDLLGRAGLLDEAHSLIESMPMKANAIIWGALLSGCRLHRDTKLAEHVLKQLIELEPWNSGNYVLLSNIYASNNKWDDSEKIRSTMNERRMQKIPAYSWIEIDGIVHEFLVGDTYHPISDKIYDKLSELSKELREAGYVPKTEYVLFDIEEEEKEHFVGCHSEKLALAFGLLSTKASDVIRIIKNLRICGDCHTFFKLISKITEREIILRDNNRFHCFTKGSCSCGDYW; encoded by the coding sequence ATGAACCCAACATCCTCAGCTGCTCCTAAAGCTCTGTTAGAGCTAAAAACAGCTTTATTTCATGGCTTTAAATCATTCAATCAGCTTAAACACATTCATGCACGCCTTATTCGTACAGGCTTTGAACAAAACAACTATCTCTTAAACTTACTATTAAAATACATTTTAAACAATTTCAACAACCCTAATTATGCTAAACTTGTTTTTAACCAAACTCAAGAACCCAACATTTTTTTATACAACACTATGATTCGTGGGTTGGTCTCAAATGACTGTTTTCACCAATCTGTTGAGTTTTTTAAATTAATGAGAAAAGATGGTTTTTTGCCTAATAATTTTACTTTCccatttttgttaaagtcttgtgCTAGGTTAGTGGATTTTGAACTAGGTGTTAAGGCTCATACACTTGTGGTTAAAGGAGGGTTTGATTGTGATGTGTTTGTGAAGACTGGTTTGGTTTGTGTTTATGCCAGGTGTGGGTTTCTTGACGATGCACACAATGTGTTTGATGATATTCCTGAGAAGAATGTTGTTTCTTGGACCGCGATAATGACGGGGTACATTGATTTTGGGAAGTTTAGGGAAGCGATTGAGTTGTTTCGGAGGTCATTGGAGATGGGTTTGAGTCCTGATAGTTTTACGCTTGTTCGCGTGCTGTCGGCCTGTAGTTGTGTAGGGGATGTTAGTTCCGGTGAGTGGATACATAGGTATGCGGCGGAGATGGGTATGGGAAGGAATGTGTTTGTTAATACTGCTTTGGTTGACATGTACGCTAAATGTGGGAACTTGGCGAGAGCTCGCGAGGTTTTTGATGAGATGGTAGAGAAGGATGTTGTTTCTTGGAGTGCTATGATTCAGGGTTACGCGGCGAACGGGCTTCCGAAAGAGGCTTTGGAGCTGTTTCACAAGATGCAGGGAGAGAACCTTAGGCCAGATTGTTATTCAATGGTTGGTGTACTTTCTGCGTCTGCAAAGTTAGGAGCGTTAGAAGTTGGCGAATCTGCCACTAGGTTGATGGAGATGGATGAGTTTTTCTCTAATGCTGTTTTAGGTACAGCACTAATTGATATGTATGCTAAATGTGGGCGAATGTTTTCAGCTTGGGAAATATTCAAGCAAGTGAAGGTGAAGGACAGAGTAATCTGGAACGCTGTTATATCGGGTCTTGCTATGCATGGTCATGTGAAATCTGCCTTTTGTTGTTTTGGTCAAGTAGAGAAACATGGTATTAAACCTGATGGAAACACATTCATGGGTCTCCTTTGTGCTTGTACTCATGCTGGCCTTGTCGACGATGGTCGGAAATATTTTCGTAGCATGACTCACTTGTACTCTTTGGAACGAAATATTGAACATTATGGTTGCATGGTTGATCTTTTAGGCCGAGCCGGTTTGCTAGATGAAGCTCATTCGTTGATAGAAAGTATGCCAATGAAGGCTAATGCCATTATTTGGGGAGCGCTATTAAGTGGTTGCCGGTTACATCGTGATACCAAGTTGGCTGAACATGTACTAAAGCAGTTGATTGAATTGGAACCATGGAACTCAGGAAACTATGTTCTTTTATCAAATATCTATGCATCTAACAATAAATGGGATGATTCGGAGAAAATCAGGTCCACTATGAATGAGAGAAGAATGCAGAAGATTCCTGCATATAGTTGGATAGAGATTGATGGAATTGTTCACGAATTTCTTGTTGGAGATACATATCATCCAATATCAGATAAGATATACGATAAACTCAGTGAACTGAGCAAGGAGTTAAGAGAGGCGGGCTATGTTCCAAAAACGGAATATGTTCTATTTGACATTGAAGAGGAGGAGAAGGAACACTTTGTTGGCTGTCACAGTGAGAAGCTTGCGCTTGCATTTGGCTTACTAAGTACTAAAGCTAGTGATGTTATCAGAATAATTAAAAATCTTCGTATCTGTGGTGATTGTCATACATTCTTCAAGCTAATCTCAAAGATAACAGAGAGAGAAATTATCTTGCGGGATAATAACCGTTTCCATTGTTTTACTAAAGGATCATGCTCATGTGGAGATTACTGGTAA